One region of Fusobacterium sp. genomic DNA includes:
- a CDS encoding glycosyltransferase, with protein sequence MLAPVLVSVYNRRKSFLECIEYLKRNSLASKTILYVVSDAAYRKEDKEIIELIRKDIEKIKGFQKVVALNREENLGAYVSINSAIEEIINQHGKIIFLEDDIRVSPFFLKYMNNSLEKYENDKKIFSISGYNFPLNDIEEELKEDIFLWERYCPWGVGTWKNRWEKIDWDLKKYKEIFSDKENVKKFNKIEPNCITMLEKDREGVVKATDARVCFHTFINNMYTIYPRKTLTVNRGHDGSGEHCGVDKKYFLQQLDEDFDPVLTNDLKENKEVYRKMYEFHYSFLRQIIKPILKKLKLFDLINNFRYFVMRKIK encoded by the coding sequence ATGTTAGCCCCCGTTTTGGTATCTGTATATAATAGGAGGAAATCTTTTTTAGAATGTATAGAATATTTAAAAAGAAATAGTTTAGCATCAAAAACTATTTTGTATGTTGTTTCTGATGCTGCTTATCGCAAAGAAGATAAAGAAATAATTGAGTTAATAAGAAAAGATATAGAAAAGATAAAAGGATTTCAAAAAGTAGTAGCATTAAATAGAGAAGAAAATTTAGGAGCATATGTTTCTATTAATTCAGCAATAGAAGAAATTATTAATCAGCATGGAAAAATTATTTTTCTTGAAGATGATATTAGAGTGTCTCCCTTTTTTTTAAAATATATGAATAATTCATTAGAAAAATATGAGAATGACAAAAAAATATTTTCAATATCAGGATATAATTTTCCACTTAATGATATAGAAGAGGAATTAAAAGAAGATATTTTTTTATGGGAAAGATACTGTCCTTGGGGAGTGGGAACGTGGAAAAATAGATGGGAAAAGATAGATTGGGATTTAAAAAAATATAAAGAAATTTTTAGTGATAAAGAAAATGTAAAAAAGTTTAATAAAATTGAACCTAATTGTATAACAATGCTTGAAAAGGATAGGGAAGGTGTGGTAAAAGCCACTGATGCAAGAGTATGTTTTCATACTTTTATTAATAATATGTATACAATATATCCTAGAAAAACTTTAACTGTAAATAGAGGACATGATGGAAGTGGGGAACACTGTGGTGTAGATAAAAAATATTTTTTACAACAATTAGATGAAGATTTTGACCCTGTACTTACAAATGATTTAAAAGAAAATAAAGAAGTTTATAGAAAAATGTATGAGTTTCATTATTCATTTTTAAGACAAATTATAAAGCCTATATTAAAAAAGTTGAAATTATTTGATTTAATAAATAATTTTAGATATTTTGTTATGAGGAAAATTAAATGA